The Euphorbia lathyris chromosome 3, ddEupLath1.1, whole genome shotgun sequence genome contains a region encoding:
- the LOC136223753 gene encoding ribosome-inactivating protein cucurmosin-like, whose translation MEGNMNVWMVAMAAWLCWSSVAIESTRICSDHQTTPDNQYPNHLTFFVDDPTAETYSKFLKNLRVKLTCETLDQHQLPVLCTKAQAQGQLYATVVLTYNGVPLTLALDVVNLNLVAYKSGTKSYFFANTEDLQDQLFQETEQVVMKYSNSYKSLDSREAVNLGMSALRTAVVALSNYDESKIKTSLITVIGMVSEAARLKVIENAVTSAFTTDVKPSSKIISYEDKWEELSKNIQRATRGKFPSAVTLKDEHDVSIRVTSVGQVQGNMGILKHYNVIEGYAVA comes from the coding sequence ATGGAAGGAAATATGAATGTATGGATGGTAGCAATGGCAGCATGGTTGTGTTGGAGTAGTGTCGCAATTGAATCAACCAGAATTTGCTCTGATCATCAGACCACACCGGACAATCAATATCCGAACCATCTCACATTTTTCGTGGATGATCCCACTGCTGAAACCTACTCAAAATTCTTGAAAAATCTTCGAGTAAAGTTGACATGTGAAACACTTGATCAGCATCAGTTACCAGTTCTATGTACTAAAGCCCAAGCACAAGGACAGCTTTATGCCACCGTTGTTCTAACCTACAACGGTGTTCCTCTCACTCTTGCATTAGATGTTGTCAATTTGAATCTTGTGGCTTATAAATCCGGAACCAAATCCTATTTCTTTGCTAATACCGAGGATTTGCAGGACCAACTTTTCCAAGAAACAGAACAAGTTGTAATGAAGTACTCGAATTCTTACAAATCTTTAGACAGTCGAGAGGCTGTGAACTTGGGAATGTCTGCGCTACGGACTGCAGTCGTAGCTTTAAGTAACTATGACGAATCCAAGATTAAAACGAGCCTTATAACTGTAATTGGAATGGTGTCAGAGGCGGCCAGACTCAAGGTTATTGAGAATGCTGTGACTAGTGCTTTTACTACCGATGTTAAGCCAAGTAGCAAGATAATTAGCTACGAGGATAAGTGGGAAGAACTGTCGAAGAATATACAACGAGCTACTCGGGGAAAGTTTCCGTCGGCAGTTACATTGAAGGATGAGCATGATGTTAGTATCAGGGTGACCAGtgttggacaagttcaaggaaACATGGGAATCTTGAAGCATTATAATGTAATTGAAGGATATGCAGTCGCTTAA